CCTGACGGGCTACAAACCCAAAGCCAAAATCGTGAAGAAGTTCGGGCCTCATTTAGGCGTGTGAAACGCCCTTGGGGATTGGGTGAAAAGCGCACAGGCGGGCCGAAAAGGGCCCGCCTGTGGTTTGTGTTGCCCCAGGATGGGTGCCTCAGGCCGTGGTCTTCAGGCCGGCGGCTTCGCGCAGTTGTTCGGCTTTGTCGGTGCGCTCCCAAGGGAGGTCGAGGTCATCGCGACCGAAGTGACCGTAGGCGGCCACCTGGCGATAGATGGGCTGTCGGAGGTTCAGGTCGCGAATGATGGCGCCGGGACGCAGGTCGAAGAATTCGTTGACCAGGCGGGCGATCTCTTCGTCGGGGATGCGCCCGGTGCCGAAGGTCTCCACATTTACGCTGACGGGTCTGGCGACGCCGATGGCGTAAGCCACCTGGATTTCGCACCGTTCGGCCAGCCCGGCGGCCACGATGTTCTTGGCCACCCAGCGGGCGGCGTAGGCGCCGGAGCGGTCCACTTTAGTGGGGTCTTTGCCGCTGAAGGCGCCGCCGCCGTGGCGGCCCATGCCGCCGTAAGTGTCCACGATGATCTTGCGTCCGGTCATGCCTGCGTCGCCCATGGGGCCGCCGATGACGAAGCGGCCGGTGGGGTTGACGAAGTAGCGGATCTCGCCGTCCACCAGTTCGGGGGGCAGCACGGGCTTGATCACCTCTTCGATGATGGCCTCGCGGATCGCTTGTTGCGAGATGTCGGGCGCGTGTTGGGTGCTGACCAGCACGGTGTGCACCCGTTTGGGTTTGCCGTACTCGTATTCGATGGTCACCTGACTCTTGCCGTCGGGGCGCAGCCAGGGCAAGAGTCCCTGCTTGCGCACCTCGGCCAGGCGGCGCGTAATGCGATGGGCCAGATAGATGGGCAGCGGCATGTAGGTGGGCGTCTCGGTGCAGGCAAAGCCGAACATCATGCCCTGGTCGCCGGCGCCGATGGCTTCGATTTCGGCGTCGGACATTTCCCCAGTTTTGGCTTCCAGGGCCTTGTTCACGCCCATGGCGATGTCGCCGGATTGCTTGGCCACGGCCACCAGAACCCCGGCCGTCTCGGCATCGAAGCCTTTTTCGCTGCTGTCGTAGCCGATTTCCCGGATGACCTGCCGGGCCAGTTCATCGTAGTTGAGGTCGGCGTTGGTGGTGATTTCGCCGAAGATCATCACGAAACCCGTCTTGGTGGCCGTTTCGCAGGCCACGCGCGAGGCGGGGTCCTGGGCCAGGCAGGCGTCCAGCACGGCGTCGCTGATTTGATCGCACAGCTTGTCCGGGTGGCCCTCGGTGACCGACTCCGAGGTGAACAAATAACGCGCCGAATTCATGAAAGTGCTCATCGAAACCTCCTCAGGGAGAAGTGGGCACTCTGGGTGGAGGGGCGAGAAGAACAAAAAAGCCCTTCCTGGAAGAGAAGGGCATGAGCACATCAAGGATTGATGCGCGGCCGCCCTCTTATCTCCCAGAACTCCGTCTGCCGGAATTGGCACCTTGAAGCCGTGCCGTTACTCTTTGCAACCCCCTGAGCCAGACCACGACTCCGGTTGCCGAGGCTTCACAGGGCCGGTCCCTCCACCTCTCTGGATAAGAGTGCCGCGATATTTTGTTGTCCTTATTGCAAGCGATTATAGCACAAAGCGGAAAAACCTCCAAGTTTTGGAGCGTTTCAGATGTAGGGATGGGGCGGGCGCGGCAGTGCCGGGTCACGATGGTTTGCTCAGGAGCGGCGGCTCCTGGCGTGCGCGGGCCAGCAGGCGGGTATGAGCTTGCTGGCCGTGGGCGAACAGCGCGGCGCGGGCCGAGGGATTTTCCAGGGCGGCTTCGATTTTGGCCAGGCTTTGACGAAAGCGGGCCAAGGCGCGTCGCAGGGCGGGCAGGTTGTGGCCCACGATGTCGGCCATCAGGTTCGGCGGCGAGCCGGCCAAGCGACTGGCAGAGCGAAAACCGGGGCCGAGGAGCGCGGCGGCCTCTTCCGGGGTGGCCAGAGTCAGCGCCAGGGCCAGCAGGTAGGGCAGGTGGCTCACCGCGGCCACGGCTTCATCATGGGCGGAGGCCTCGATCCAGATGGGGTGTGCTCCCAGGGCGGCGACGATGTCCAGGGCCAGGCGTCGGGCAAGGGGGCCGGTGTTGGGCAGGTCCACCAGAGCAAAAGGGGCGCCCTGGAACAAGGTGGCCTCGGCGTGTTTAGCCCCGGCGAGGGCTTTCCCGGCCATGGGATGTCCTCCTACGGCCTGCAACGGCGGGGGGAGTTGGGCCAGGGCCTGCGCAATGGCGCCTTTGGTCGAGCCCACATCCAGCACCAGCGCAGGACCTCGCACCCACCGAGGCAGGCGCGGGATGAGCCGCAAGATGGCGCTGACTGGCGCGGCCAGCAGCACTACATTGGCCTGCGGCAGCACGGCGGCGGGATCGGCGGCCACCGCATCGAAGCGAGCGCGGCGCTGGGCCCAGGCGCGGGCCTGCGGGTCGGGGTCCACCCCCAGCAGGGTGGCGCAGTGGGGGCGCAAAGCCAGGGCCAGCGAGCCGCCGATCAGCCCCAGACCAACGATGGCCACGCGGGCGGTGGCCAGGGTGGGAAACTCACCTTCGCTCATGGCCGCACCTCCACCGGGGCGGCCACGGCCCGGCCGACGGCCAGGGCCACCGCCTGGGCCTGGCGCACCAGGGCGGCGAAACGCTCCGGCTTGAGGGATTGCGCGCCGTCGGAAAGGGCCTCTTCGGGGTGGGGATGCACTTCCACGATCAATCCATCAGCTCCCGCGGCAACCCCTGCCAGGGCCACCGGCCCCACATACTGCCAGTGGCCGGTGCTGTGGCTGGGGTCCAGCAGCACAGGTAGATGGGTGCGTTGTTTCAGGGCGGGGATGGCGTTGATGTCCGTGGTGTTGCGGGTGGTCTGTTCAAAGGTGCGGATGCCTCGCTCGCAGAGGGCCACCTGGTCGTTGCCTGCGCTGAGGATATACTCGGCGGCCAGGAGGAACTCATCCAGGGTTGCGCTCATGCCCCGCTTGAGCAGCACCGGCTTACCGCTTTGGCCCGCGGCCCGCAGCAGGGGGAAGTTTTGCATGTTCCGCGCGCCGATTTGCAGCATGTCGGCGTAGCGGGCCACCAAAGGTACCTGCTCGGGGCTCAGTACTTCGGTGACCACCGGCAGCCCGGTAACTTCGCGAGCCTCGGCCAGCAGTTCCAGGCCGCGCTCGCCCAATCCCTGGAAGGAGTAGGGCGAGGTGCGGGGTTTGAAGGCGCCGCCGCGGAGCAGGTGGGCACCGGACTCTTTGACGGCGTGGGCCGTTTCCAACAGTTGGCTGCGGCTTTCCACCGAGCACGGCCCGGCGATGAACACCACTTCCGGGCCGCCCAAGGTCACCGGCCCGACCTGCACCTGGCTGGGGTTGGGGTGGAATTCCCGGGAGGCCAACTTGTAGGGCCGCGAAAGGCGCACCACATCGGCCACGCCGGAAAGCCGCAAAAAAGCGGCCGGGTTTACCGTGCGGGTATCGCCGATGAGGCCGATGACCACCCGCTCGGCCCCCCGGGAGAGATGGGGCCGTAGCCCGTGTCGCCGGGCGCAATGCAGCACAGCCGCGATTTCTTCGTCTTTCGCCTGGGCGTGCATGAGTACCATCATGGCAACCGCTCCTTGAGTGAGGGGATGGGCGTGGAAAGGGGTTCCGGGCCGCGGGCCAGATCGGGGCGTAGCCGGGAGGTGCGGCCCAGGTAGACATGGCGGATGGCCTCCTGGGGGCGCTCGGTGTTCCAGTGCACCAGCACCCGCACGATGCGGGGCATGGCTTCGGGCACGGCGACTTCCTGCGCTCCCAACAAAGGCACATGGACCCACCCTAACTGCCGGGCGGCGAAGGCGGGGTAGGTGGCGTTCAGGTCGGGGGTCAGGGTAAAGAAAATGCTGGCCATGTCTTCCGGGCGCAAGCCCGGGTTGGCGTCCACGATGGCCAGCAGCAACGCACGGGTGGCTTCCAGAATGGCCTGGGGGGTGTTTTCGGCCACGCTGTTGGCTCCGCGTATTCCTCGGATGGGCATACGGCACCTCCTCCTGAGTAGGAAAATGAAAAAGGGCGAGGCCGTTGGCCTCGCCCGGACGGTACCCGAAACAGGGTTTGCGCCTACGCCGTCCCATACCGCCAACGGCAGCCCGTCTGTGGGGTGCCGTAAAAATAGAAATAGGCGTAGGCGGCAAACCAGAGCATCATGTTTGGCTTCTCCTCGCGTTTTATTGTACAATGACTTGACGATTTGTCAACCGTTGGGCGGAAGTTCAATGAAGCCTCATTGCTGAGGATGGTGTCATGAGGCGATTGGCTGACTTGCTGCGCGGCGTGGCCTTTGTGGGCCTGGGAAACGCCTGGCGTGCCTTGCGCTACACCCGCCAGAAGGCCCGCTGGGAGCGAACCCCTGCGCCATCAGAGGCGCCGGTGGCCGTGGGAGCCTTGCTGGCCGTCGAACCGTTGCCCTCGGGAGTGCGGTTCCGCTTTGCCAACGCGACTTTGGAGGTGCTCTTTTTGTCCTCGGATTTGCTGCGTCTCACCTGGACGCCGGGAGCGGTGCCGCCCCCTTACGCCCTGGCCCGCACCGAGTGGCCTGAGGTGGGGGTGGTGCTGGGCCAGAAGGGCGAGACCTGGCGGTTGCGCTCCGCCGAGTTGGCCCTGGCGCTGGCCCCCGATGGCCTCAAGGTGGAACGGATGCGGGAAGGCGCGGTGTTGCGCCGGGAGGCTTTTCCCCAGCGTCGCGGCGAGGGTTGGGTGCACAGTGCGGACCTGCATCCTGCGGCGCCAGTCTTCGGCCTGGGGGAACCGGCGGCGCCGTTCAACCTGCGGCCCGGAACTTATCGCCTGTGGAACCGCGACCCCGGCGGCTCCTATGGCCTTGGAGAAGACCCGCTCTACCTCACCGCCCCGGTCCTGTGGGTTCACCGCCCTGCGCCGGGGTATCTGATCTTTTACGAAAACCCTCACGAGGGTCAGGTGGTGTTGGGCGACCGGATGAAGGTCACCTTTGAGGGCGGAGCGCTGCGCTATTACCTCATCCCCGGCCCGGTGGAGCGTGCTCTGGAACGTTTCTCGGAACTCACGGGCCGTCCTCCGCTCCCGCCCCGTTGGGCGTTGGGGCTGCATCAGTCCCGCTGGGGGTACCGCACCCAGGCCGAGGTGGCGGGTGTGTTGGCCGGCTATCGTCGCCACGAGATTCCCCTGGCCGCCATCCATCTGGACATCGACCACATGCACGGCAAGCGGGTGTTCACCAGCGCTCCGGAGCGGTTCCCCGACCTGGCGGCCCTGGCCGGGCAAGCCCATGCCCAGGGGGTGCAGGTGGTGCCCATCGTCGATCCCGGCGTCAAGAAGGACCCGGACTACCCGGTGTACCGTAGCGGTGTGGCACGGGGCGTGTTCTGCCGCCTGCCCGATGGCCGCGAGTTCCACGCGCCGGTGTGGCCCGGATGGTGCGCTTTCCCCGATTTCACCGCGCCTCACGCCCGCCAGTGGTGGGCCGAGCAGTACGCTTTTCTGACTGAGCGTGGCGTGGACGGCGTGTGGCACGATATGAACGAGCCCAGCACTTTCGTCGCCCAGGGGGACCCCACATTTCCCCGCCGTGTCCAGCACCACTTCGAGGGCCAGGGCGGCGACCATCGCGTGGCCCACAACCTGTACGGTTTGCTGATGAATCGCGCCGGGTTTGAGGGCCTGCGTCGCCTGCGCCCTGAACGCCGTCCCTGGATTCTAAGCCGCTCGGGCTGGGTGGGCGTGCAGCGGTACGCCTGGACCTGGACGGCGGACACGGAGAGCACCTGGGAGGCCCTGAAGATGACCGTGGCCCAGATGCTCAATCTGGGCCTTTCGGGCATCCCCTACTCGGGACCGGATATCGGCGGCTTTTCCGGAGCCCCCGATGGAGAACTGTTCACCCGCTGGTTCCAACTGGCCGCCTTCCTGCCTTTCTTTCGCATTCACTCTTCGATCATCAGCCCTCCCCGCGAACCGTGGCATTTTGGGGAGCCTTACCTGAGCATTGTGCGCGCTTTTGCCCGCTTGCGGATGCGCCTGATGCCCTATCTTTACACCCTGGCCTGGGAAGCCTCGCAGCGGGGTTGGCCCCTGGTGCGTCCCCTGTGGTGGACCCATCCGGAGGAGGCCGACCTGTGGGCGGTGGACGATGCCTTTTTGCTAGGCGAGGCGCTGCTGGTGGCGCCGGTGACCGAGCCAGGGGTCACAACGCGCAGGGTGCGCTTCCCGCCGGGGCGATGGTATGATTTTTGGACCGGCCAGGTTTACGAAGGGGGGGGCTTGCAGCCTGTGGCGGCGCCGTTGGAACGGATCCCCCTCTTCGTGCGGGCCGGCACCATCCTCCCGTTGGAGGACGCCGGCGAGGAGACCCTGGAACTGCGCCTCTATCCGCCCCATCCGGGCGAAAGGGCCCATGGGCGACTGTATCTGGACGCGGGCGATGGCTATGGCCCCCATCGCCTGGAAACCTATGCCGCGGAGTGGGTGCAGGGGATGTGGGTACCGGAACGCCAGGTGGAAGGCGATTACC
Above is a window of Anaerolineae bacterium DNA encoding:
- the aroF gene encoding 3-deoxy-7-phosphoheptulonate synthase, with translation MMVLMHAQAKDEEIAAVLHCARRHGLRPHLSRGAERVVIGLIGDTRTVNPAAFLRLSGVADVVRLSRPYKLASREFHPNPSQVQVGPVTLGGPEVVFIAGPCSVESRSQLLETAHAVKESGAHLLRGGAFKPRTSPYSFQGLGERGLELLAEAREVTGLPVVTEVLSPEQVPLVARYADMLQIGARNMQNFPLLRAAGQSGKPVLLKRGMSATLDEFLLAAEYILSAGNDQVALCERGIRTFEQTTRNTTDINAIPALKQRTHLPVLLDPSHSTGHWQYVGPVALAGVAAGADGLIVEVHPHPEEALSDGAQSLKPERFAALVRQAQAVALAVGRAVAAPVEVRP
- a CDS encoding prephenate dehydrogenase/arogenate dehydrogenase family protein, with translation MSEGEFPTLATARVAIVGLGLIGGSLALALRPHCATLLGVDPDPQARAWAQRRARFDAVAADPAAVLPQANVVLLAAPVSAILRLIPRLPRWVRGPALVLDVGSTKGAIAQALAQLPPPLQAVGGHPMAGKALAGAKHAEATLFQGAPFALVDLPNTGPLARRLALDIVAALGAHPIWIEASAHDEAVAAVSHLPYLLALALTLATPEEAAALLGPGFRSASRLAGSPPNLMADIVGHNLPALRRALARFRQSLAKIEAALENPSARAALFAHGQQAHTRLLARARQEPPLLSKPS
- a CDS encoding methionine adenosyltransferase; the protein is MNSARYLFTSESVTEGHPDKLCDQISDAVLDACLAQDPASRVACETATKTGFVMIFGEITTNADLNYDELARQVIREIGYDSSEKGFDAETAGVLVAVAKQSGDIAMGVNKALEAKTGEMSDAEIEAIGAGDQGMMFGFACTETPTYMPLPIYLAHRITRRLAEVRKQGLLPWLRPDGKSQVTIEYEYGKPKRVHTVLVSTQHAPDISQQAIREAIIEEVIKPVLPPELVDGEIRYFVNPTGRFVIGGPMGDAGMTGRKIIVDTYGGMGRHGGGAFSGKDPTKVDRSGAYAARWVAKNIVAAGLAERCEIQVAYAIGVARPVSVNVETFGTGRIPDEEIARLVNEFFDLRPGAIIRDLNLRQPIYRQVAAYGHFGRDDLDLPWERTDKAEQLREAAGLKTTA
- the aroH gene encoding chorismate mutase produces the protein MPIRGIRGANSVAENTPQAILEATRALLLAIVDANPGLRPEDMASIFFTLTPDLNATYPAFAARQLGWVHVPLLGAQEVAVPEAMPRIVRVLVHWNTERPQEAIRHVYLGRTSRLRPDLARGPEPLSTPIPSLKERLP